The following are from one region of the Thermococcus cleftensis genome:
- a CDS encoding roadblock/LC7 domain-containing protein yields MAAVDLVMDKILTDMLEIDGVIGTIVVDKDGLVIESAMKKNLDREAIAGVLHELVSAIKLIGDQFGSGELKEAILEYKNARTFVNPIGADYYLIVIGDSELNLGRMKLELRKVLPKLEEMLY; encoded by the coding sequence ATGGCGGCGGTGGACCTCGTGATGGACAAGATACTCACTGACATGCTCGAAATAGATGGAGTTATCGGCACCATCGTCGTGGACAAGGACGGTCTCGTCATAGAGTCAGCCATGAAGAAGAACCTCGACCGCGAGGCCATAGCCGGCGTTCTCCACGAGCTGGTTTCTGCAATCAAGCTCATCGGTGACCAGTTCGGGTCTGGGGAGCTCAAGGAAGCCATACTGGAGTACAAGAACGCTAGAACCTTCGTCAATCCAATTGGCGCGGACTACTACCTGATCGTGATAGGCGACTCCGAGCTCAACCTCGGCCGCATGAAGCTCGAGCTAAGGAAGGTTCTCCCCAAGCTCGAGGAGATGCTCTACTGA
- a CDS encoding cob(I)yrinic acid a,c-diamide adenosyltransferase: MSITTKTGDKGLTGLFTSDRVAKFSPVMEANGTIDELDSFLGEAKHYVPEEMVEILEKIQVQLYDLMAELASRGKYAKVGKEEVEWLEGLISRYEGEVQLRAFVLPGSTIASAKLDVCRAIARRAERKVARLVLDYGLGKNALVYLNRLSDLLFLMARAIEKREGRLREIT; the protein is encoded by the coding sequence ATGTCCATAACCACGAAAACAGGGGATAAGGGCCTAACCGGCCTTTTCACCAGCGATCGCGTTGCGAAGTTCTCGCCTGTTATGGAAGCAAACGGGACGATAGACGAACTGGACAGCTTTCTGGGGGAAGCAAAGCACTACGTACCAGAGGAGATGGTGGAGATACTCGAGAAGATTCAGGTCCAGCTCTACGATCTCATGGCAGAGCTTGCCAGCAGGGGAAAGTACGCTAAGGTTGGGAAGGAAGAGGTGGAGTGGCTTGAGGGGCTTATTAGTAGGTACGAGGGGGAGGTCCAGCTCAGGGCCTTCGTCCTGCCCGGCTCCACGATAGCCAGCGCCAAACTCGACGTCTGCAGGGCGATAGCGAGGAGGGCCGAGAGAAAGGTTGCCAGGCTCGTCCTGGATTATGGCCTCGGGAAGAACGCCCTCGTCTATCTCAACAGGCTCAGCGACCTGCTCTTCCTAATGGCCAGGGCTATAGAGAAGAGGGAGGGCAGGCTCAGGGAGATCACTTAG